The Actinomyces lilanjuaniae genome segment ACCGTCCCCGGCCGCAGCCCCAGGATGCTGTCAGGCCTGGGACTGGTAGTCGTGGTGCGGGGACGTCGGGCTCCCCCACCTCCAGGAAGGCTCCTGTGCCCGGGCCGCGGCGCGGCGCGTCCACGCCCGGGCCCCGGCCCGGCCCGGCCCGGCCTGGTAACAACCCCTACGCCTCCTCTCAGGGCATGCCCCGTCCCGGCGGGACAGGAGGGCGGACAGGGCGCCCGGGCGGCTCGGGCTCCGCGCGTCCCGGCAGCCCACGGCCTGGTAACAACCCCTACGCCTCCTCTCAGGGCATGCCCCGTCCCGGCGGGGCAGGAGGCCCTCGGCCCCAGGGGGGTCCTCGTCCCGGGGGGCCGCGGCCCCAGTCGGCTGGTGGCGGTGGTCGCTCCCAGACGTCGGCCCGTCCGGGACCGGCACGTTCTGGCAGCGCCCGTCCCAACCCGGGCATGATGCCGGGCCAGTCCTCTATCGGACGTCCGGGTGCCCCGGCTCGTTCTGGTGGCGGTGGCCGTGGCGGGCGCCCCGGTGGGGGGCGTCCTGGTAGCGGCTCAGGCCGCCCGGGCGGCGGTTTTGGCGGTCCTCGTGGAGGCCGTGGCGGACGCGGGTCCACCCAGGGCGCCTTTGGCCGTGGCGGCGGCGCCCCGCGCGGGCGCAAGTCCAAGCGGGCCAAGAGGCAGGAGTTCGAGCAGCAGAGCGCCCCGTCGATCGGCGGTGTCGTCGTCCCCCGCGGTGACGGCTCCACCCTGGTGCGTGTTAAGCAGGGCGCTACCCTGACCGACCTGGCGGAGAAGATCAACGCCAACCCGGCGGCACTGGTCACCGTGCTGTTCCACCTGGGTGAGATGGCTACGGCTACCCAGTCCCTGGACGAGGACACCTTCGCGCTGCTGGGTGCCGAGCTGGGCTACAACGTGCAGATCGTCTCCCCGGAGGACGAGGACCGAGAGCTGCTGGAGTCCTTCGACATCAACCTGGAGGCTGAGGAGGCCGACGAGGACGACGCCAACCTGCTCCCGCGTCCCCCGGTGGTCACGGTCATGGGGCACGTCGATCACGGTAAGACCAAGCTGCTGGACGCCATCCGCTCTACAGATGTCGTGGCTGCCGAGGCCGGCGGTATCACCCAGTCGATCGGTGCCTACCAGGTGGGGGTCGAGCTGGCAGGGGAGAGCCGTCGCATCACCTTTATCGACACCCCGGGTCACGAGGCCTTCACGGCTATGCGTGCCCGGGGGGCCGAGGTCACCGACATCGCGATCCTTGTCGTGGCCGCCGACGACGGCGTCATGCCCCAGACGGTCGAGGCCCTCAACCACGCCCAGGCCGCGAACGTGCCGATCGTGGTGGCGGTCAACAAGATCGACAAGGAGGGGGCCAACCCGGAGAAGATCCGCGGCCAGCTCACCGAGTACGGCCTGGTGCCTGAGGAGTACGGTGGCGAGACGATGTTCGTCGACATCTCCGCCAAGCAGCGTCTCCACATTGACGAGCTGCTGGAGGCGGTGCTGCTGACGGCTGATGCCGCGCTGGACCTGCGGGCCAACCCGGACAGTGATGCTCGCGGTGTCACCATTGAGGCCAAGCTGGACAAGGGGCGTGGTGCCGTGACCACGGTCCTGGTCGAGCGCGGTACCCTGCACGTCGGTGACCCGATTGTGGCAGGCAGCGCCTACGGGCGCGTGCGCGCCATGTTCAACGAGCACGGTGAGAACCTGGAGGAGGTCAGTCCCGCGCGTCCGGCACTGGTCCTGGGCCTGACCAACGTACCCAGTGCCGGGGACTCCTTCATCGTGGCTCCTGACGACCGCACGGCCCGTCAGATCGCGGACAAGCGAGAGGCTGCCGAGCGTGCCGCCATGCTGGCCAAGCGCCGCAAGCGGGTGTCCTTGGAGAACCTCTCCGACGTCCTCAAGGAGGGCAAGGTCGACACGCTCAACCTCATCCTCAAGGGCGACTCCTCGGGCGCCGTGGAGGCCCTGGAGGACTCCCTGCTCAAGATCGACGTCGGCGAGGAGGTCGCGCTGCGTGTCATCCACCGCGGGGTGGGCGCGATTACGCAGAACGACGTCAACTTGGCGACCGTGGACTCAGCGATCATCATCGGCTTCAACGTCCGCCCTGCCGAGCGCGTCTCGGAGATTGCCGACCGCGAGGGCGTGGACATGAAGTTCTACTCGGTCATCTACAACGCGATCGAGGACGTCGAGGCCGCTATGAAGGGCATGCTCAAGCCGGTCTACGAGGAGGTCGAGCTGGGGACGGCAGAGGTTCGCCAGATCTTCCGCTCCTCGAAGTTCGGTTCGATCGCCGGGTCCCTCGTGCGCTCTGGCACCATCAGGCGTGGCGCCAAGGCGCGTCTGGTGCGGGCTGGCGTCGTCGTCAACGGTGACCTGTCCATCGAGACACTGCGCCGGGAGAAGGACGATGTCACCGAGGTCCGTGAGGGCTACGAGTGCGGTATCAACCTGGGGTTCAAGGACATCGCTGAGGGCGACGTCATTGAGACCTGGGAGATGCGGGAGAAGCCTCGTTCCTGAGCCTGGCGCTCACGGTCGTGGTGGGGGCCTCCTCCCGGTATCCGGGAGGAGGCCCC includes the following:
- the infB gene encoding translation initiation factor IF-2 — its product is MPRPGPGGASPKPVPRPGPGGASPKPGPVGASPRSEAPGRTVEDQPTGTAAAADRDRPRPQPQDAVRPGTGSRGAGTSGSPTSRKAPVPGPRRGASTPGPRPGPARPGNNPYASSQGMPRPGGTGGRTGRPGGSGSARPGSPRPGNNPYASSQGMPRPGGAGGPRPQGGPRPGGPRPQSAGGGGRSQTSARPGPARSGSARPNPGMMPGQSSIGRPGAPARSGGGGRGGRPGGGRPGSGSGRPGGGFGGPRGGRGGRGSTQGAFGRGGGAPRGRKSKRAKRQEFEQQSAPSIGGVVVPRGDGSTLVRVKQGATLTDLAEKINANPAALVTVLFHLGEMATATQSLDEDTFALLGAELGYNVQIVSPEDEDRELLESFDINLEAEEADEDDANLLPRPPVVTVMGHVDHGKTKLLDAIRSTDVVAAEAGGITQSIGAYQVGVELAGESRRITFIDTPGHEAFTAMRARGAEVTDIAILVVAADDGVMPQTVEALNHAQAANVPIVVAVNKIDKEGANPEKIRGQLTEYGLVPEEYGGETMFVDISAKQRLHIDELLEAVLLTADAALDLRANPDSDARGVTIEAKLDKGRGAVTTVLVERGTLHVGDPIVAGSAYGRVRAMFNEHGENLEEVSPARPALVLGLTNVPSAGDSFIVAPDDRTARQIADKREAAERAAMLAKRRKRVSLENLSDVLKEGKVDTLNLILKGDSSGAVEALEDSLLKIDVGEEVALRVIHRGVGAITQNDVNLATVDSAIIIGFNVRPAERVSEIADREGVDMKFYSVIYNAIEDVEAAMKGMLKPVYEEVELGTAEVRQIFRSSKFGSIAGSLVRSGTIRRGAKARLVRAGVVVNGDLSIETLRREKDDVTEVREGYECGINLGFKDIAEGDVIETWEMREKPRS